Genomic DNA from Thiosocius teredinicola:
CGGCGAGATCTCACGCGCCTCGAACAGGGTCATCAGCACCGGCTTGGAAACGACGCCGACATCGATCGGTTCGTTGACGATTTGTACCTTGTGCGTTTTCTTCAACAGCTTCTTCAATTTCACGACATAGTCTCCCGAATCCGGCGCCCAACTCGCGCGCGAAATTTTTTTATTGCACCAAGTCGATGCGTTACTCCGGCCGCTAGGGCCTCCCCTGACGCGGCCATCGACACCGCGGCAAGATTGAAGCCAACGTTATTGCGTGAACCCTTCCAGCCGACGACGTCGCGACCACCAGGCGCCGACCGTTGCCAGCAATGCGATCGCCGGCGTTACCCATGCGTAGGGCAGATCCATCGCCGCATAGGTCAGCCCGCTTATCACACACCATAGCAGCGGAATGACACGCGCCACAGCGACGGCTTTGCCCGTGCACATCAGCAGCACGGCCAACGTCGCCAGGGCCGTCGGGTCAGGCGCCAGGCCGAACAGTTCGACGCCCGCCCAATCTCTGCCAAGTGCCGCAGCGGTCAGTGGATGCACGATCAGTGCGTACGCCAGCAGGGCAAGCGCCCACGGGTTGACCCGTAGACTCGCCTGGACCGTCGCCGTCCATCCGGCAATCACCAGCGCCAAGGCTTCGACCAAATAGCCCGCGGCAAACCATTGCGCGGCGAGATTGATCGGCGCGTACAGCCGATAGAAAAACGCCCAGGCGACAAAGGCCCACACGACCGCCAGCGCCCAGTGTATTGCGCTTGCAGCCCTACCCGACTGACGTGCTGCAAGACCGATCGCGATCAGCAGCCCGACCGTTGCGACGAGCGCAAACGGCCACCCGTCGGCATTGATGCGTTCGTACAGCCGGAAGTAGGTATCCGGCGCGAACATCAGAAAGTCGGAAAGCGCGTAGTCGGACCAGTTCCCCATCAAAGGCTGCGCACGTAATCGATCATGCGCTCGCGCATCGCTGTATCGGGCACACGTCCGCGCAGCGCGTCCATGTTCTCGCGCATGTGATCGACCCGACTGGTCGCCGGGATCGCGCAGGTCACGGCCGGATGCGACACGATGAACTTGAGCAGGAAGGCCGCCCAATTGTCGCAATCGATCTCGGCTGCCCATGGCGGCAGCGGGTGACGCTTCACATGGTCGATCAGGTCGCCGCGTCGAAACGGCCGGTTGGCGATGAACGCAATGCCGCGCTCGGCGGCCAGCGGCAGGATGCGCTGTTCGACCTCGCGGTCGGCGATGTTGTAGGTCGCCTGCACGAAATCGATCGGCTGGGTACGCATCACCTGTTCGATGTCGCCGTGGCGTCGGCCGTGCGATGTCGTCACACCGACATAGCGCAACCTGCCTTGTGCCTTCATCTCCAGCAGCGTCTGCAGGTGGTCTTCCCAGGCCAGCAGGTTGTGTACCTGCAGCAGATCGAACCGGTCGACGCCCCACAGCGCGCGCGATGTCTCGATCTCGTCCGGCCCATCCTCGCCGGACGAGGTCCACACCTTGGTTGCGCTGAACAGCTCCTGCGGCGTGCCGAGCGCCTCCAGGCAGTGACCGACCACCGCCTCGGCCGAACCGTACATCGGCGACGAGTCGACCATGCCGCCGCCCAGTTCGAAGAAGGTACGCAGCACGTCGACCCGTTGCGCGCGTGCCTGCGGGTCGCCACCGACGTTGAACGTGATCCAGGTGCCCATGCCGATGGCCGGAATGGCTTCGCCGGTAGTGGGAATGGCCTTGGTCAGGATGCCCTGCGGGCGAGCCACCGCCAGTCGCGGCAGGCCAAGCGCGGCCAAGCTTGCACCGAGGGTCGCTAAGAAACGGCGTCTATGCATCGGTTTCCCCTATCGCGATGTCGAACCGGCGTAGCCAATTCATCTCTTACCAAGGTTCCGACAGGCCGATGCCGCAGCCTGTTCCGCAGCGATGCGGTTCCCCGCGGCGGGGCAAGATCGCTACTTGACGCTGCCCTTCAACGCGGCACGGATGATCTCTTCGGTATCCATGCCGTCTTCAAAGACCTTGCTGACCATGCGGCTGGCCTCCGGCGGCTTATAGCCCAACGCGATCAGGGCGCTGACCGCATCCTGATCGGCGCCGGTGGGTGCAGTCTCGGCGGCCACCACCGCACCGGGTTGCGAACTCATACCGATGCCGAGTTTGTCGAGCTTGTCGCGCATCTCGACCACCAAGCGTTCGGCGGTCTTCTTGCCGACCCCCGGCAGGCGCGTCAGCGCAGCGATATCGCCTGCCTGCACCGCCTGGTTGAACTCCTCGGCGGTCATCCCCGACAGCACACCGAGGGCCATCTTGCCGCCGACACCGCTGACCTTGAGCAAGGCACGGAACAGGGTGCGGTCGGCCTCGCGCGCAAAGCCGTACAACACATGCGCGTCTTCGCGTACGGAGAGATGGGTATGCAGCACGACCTCTTCGTTGCCGGCCGGCAACACATAGAAGGTCGACATCGGCGCCTCGATCTCGTAGCCGACGCCGTTGACGTCGAGCAGCAGCGACGGCGGCTGCTTGGCGAGGATGCGTCCGCGCAGACGCCCGATCATTGTGCGCCCTCGATAATGCGACGGGTGGCGTTGCTGTGCGCATGGCACAGCGCGATCGCCAAGGCGTCGGATTCGTCGAGCGACATCGACGTCTGCATGCTGAGTATCACGCGCACCATGTGCTGCACCTGCTCCTTCTCGGCGCGGCCATTGCCGACCAGCCCCTGTTTGACGGCCGCCGGCGTGTATTCAAATACCGGCAGACCGTGGGTGACGATCGCGCTGATCGCCGCACCCCGCGCCTGGCCTAACTTGAGCGCCGAGCTGGCATTGCGCGATACGAACACCTGCTCGATGGCGACCTCCTGCGGTTGCCATTCGGACAGCACGTCACGGATGCCGTTGAAGATCTCGCCCAGGCGCGCCGGAAACTCACCCGCCGCGGTACGGATACAGCCAGAATGCAGATGACGGCTGCGCACCCCGTCGGTTTCAATCAGTCCGAAACCGGTCACCCGCGAGCCGGGGTCGATGCCGAGTACACGCGTCACCCGCGATCAGCCTTCCAGCTCGTCGAGAATCTCGGGCGCGATGTCGGCGTTGTGGTACACGTCCTGTACGTCGTCGAGGTCTTCGAGGAAATCGACCAGGCGCAACAACGTCTCGGCGCCGTCTTTGTCGACCGGTGCGCTGGTGTCGGCCTCGAACGTGACTTCGGCGTTATCCGGTTCGAAGTTCGCGTTACGCATCGCCTCGAGCACGTCCGAGAAGGTTTCCGGCAGGGTGTAGACATCGACCGAGTCATCATCGTTGCCGACCACGTCCTCGGCGCCGGCCTCGAGCGCGGCCTCCATGATGGCGTCTTCGTCGGCGCCGGGGCCGTAGCTGATGATGCCCTTCTTGTTGAACATGTAGGCGACCGAGCCATCGGTGCCCAGGTTGCCGCCGTGCTTAGTGAACGCGTGACGCACCTCAGAGGCGGTGCGATTGCGATTGTCGGTCATGCAATCGACGATGATGGCGATGCCGCCCGGGCCGTAACCTTCGTAGCGGATCTCGTCATAGTTGGTATCGTCTTCGCCGCCCGCACCGCGCTTGATCGCGCGCTCGACCGTGTCGTTGGGCATGTTGGCGCCGCGCGCCTTGTCGACTGCCAAGCGTAGACGCGGGTTGGCGTTGATATCGCCACCACCCTCTTTGGCTGCCACCGTGACCTCACGAATGAGCTTCGACCAGAGTTTTCCGCGTTTTTTGTCGTTGGCCGCCTTCTTGTGCTTGATGTTGGCCCACTTACTGTGACCTGCCATGCCCCTACCTCGTCATCCCAAACTGCTGAATTGAAGCGCCTCGCGGCGCGAATCGCCGGATTTTAGCACCGCCGGACACGCGCGGCAGCGTTCAAGTTCGAGGGGTTTCGGCCGTCAACCAAGGAGTTTCCGCAATCCGCCTGCGAATGAAAGCCGACCGCAATCGCCTCGCCGACGCCACGCTGCCGATCATGCCTGAAACCGGGCGGGCGCTGCGTGAGCTGCTGGACACCGACACGACACGCAATCCGCAACTGCAACCGGTGCTGTTGAACGACCCGGCGGCAGCTACTGCGGTGTTTCGTCGTCTCGAAAAGGTGCGCCCCGGCGCCTTCGAGCGGGTCGCCGACCCTGCCCATGCGGTTTCGCTGATGGGCCAGGACGCCTTTCGCAGCCTGATCGAATCGCTGCCGATCGCCAGCATCGAAACCCAGCGCACGCCGCGCACCATTGGTCGCGAGAACGCCTACAGCCAAGCGGCGCACGCCGCGGTGCTCGCCGCCGACCTGTGCAACGCCACACGTACCGAGGTTAGCGGCGATATCCTCACCGCCGCGCTGCTGCAGCAGCCCGCGATGATGGCGCTGTGGGCAACCGACCCGGTATCGGCCAAACGCGCCACCAACGCGGTGCAGGACGGCGTGCCGATCGAGATTGCGCTCGGTGCCGAACTGGGTGAGCCACCGGCTACGATCAACACCTTCCTTGCCGAGCGCTGGGCGTTTCCCTCGCTGGCCCGCGATTCCCTGGGAACCGCCGACGGCATCAACAACCGCCCCAAGCTGGTCCGCCTGGCCGACCGGCTCGCGCAGGCAAGCATGGTCGGATGGGGCGGAGGCCCCCTGGACGATGTGGCCGAGCCCCTGGCCGAGTTCCTGCGTCTCGACGCCGACAAGGCCACCGCCTGGCTGCACCGATCCATCGCCGATGCCGCACAGTCGCTGCACCACGTCGGCTATCCGCTACCTGCCTTCAACCTGGCCATGCTGCCGGGCGAATGTCCGCTGGATGAGGCCGATGCGCTCGATTTCTTCGAACGCCGTAAGAACAAGGCGCGCAAGACCGAGCAAGCCGCACCGGGCAACGATCTGCAAAGCACGCTGGCGGCAGTGATGCGAAAAATTCGTCAGGATGCGGGTGCCGGTCGCGTGATGTTCGCCATGCTCAACCGCGACCGTAGCCGCCTGCGCACCCGCCTGGCCTTGGGCGGTGATCCGGCTGACGGCCTGCGCAAGCTCGACCTGGATCTCGGCGAGAAGACGCTGTTCAGCATGCTCATGGCCAAACCGCAAAGCGTCTGGCTGAACCGCAGCAACGCCAAGAAGCTGCTGCCGTATTTGCCGACCGCGTTACGCAAGCTGCTCGGCCCGAGCGGCGCCTACATGGTCTCGTTGTTCGTCAACAACCGGCCGCTCGGCCTGCTGTACGGCGACGGTGACAACCTCAGCGAACAGGGATTCAAACAATTTTGCGCCCTGGCCAACGAGGCCACCGCTGCGCTGACGTCCGGCAGCCGCACTGTCGACAAGGGCGCCGCCTGAATTCCGCGCAGCTTGCACAGTTGATCGACTGCTGACGCCGTGCAACCATCCGCGCCTCGATATCCGATCGACTGAATCGCGTAAGGCGCTTCGCTCGATCGCCGCAGCGACGAGAGACCAGGCGTGACCGAAAACAGCAAAGGACCGGTACCTACCGAGATCAATCTGCACCGCAAATCGCGGCTGCTGAACATTGCTTTCTCCGACGGCAAGACCTTCTCGCTACCTTGCGAGTACCTGCGCGTGAATTCGCATTCGGCCGAGGTCAGAACACGCGGCACGCCCGAGTTCGGCAAAGAGAACGTCAATATCGACAGCATCGAGCCGCAAGGCAGCTACGCCATCCGTATCGCGTTCGACGACGGCCACGATACCGGCATCTATTCCTGGGAAACGCTGTACGAACTGGGCGTGAACCAGGAGGCCAACTGGCAGGCCTATCTCGACAAGCTGGCGGCTGCAGGCTACGACCGCAGCGGCCAACGCCTGGCCGGCGCCTCCGACGCCGAACGCAAGGTCAAGCTGATGTACTTCGCCTACCTGGCCAACAAGATGGGCAAAGAGGCCGAAGAGGTGAAGCCGCCGGACACGGTCGAGACGGTCGAACAGTTGTTGGGCTGGTTGCAGCGCGTCAAAGGCGACCGCGGCTACCTGTTCAACCCGGAGTACGTGCGGATCACCGTCAACAAGCAGTTTGCCGAACCCTTCACCAAGCTCGACCCGGGTGACGAGATCGCGATCGTGCCCAACTCGCCCAATCCACCACCCGCGCCGCAACAACCTAAACGTTCGAACGACGACTGGTGATCGAGATGCAGAGCCCACGTGGCGAATGCCGCGCGAGCCCTGCACACATCAGGCAGTCAGACGCCGCACACCGAGCGCGGTCAAGCCCGCACCAAACAACCACCAGGGGCCCGGTACCGGAATCTGCTCGACCCGGATACGCGCCACCTGGTAGCCGGCCTGGGTGAAGTCACCGTTCGGTATCGCCGCCAGAATATTCCCGTCGGTGAGAAACCCGGGATGCAGCCCGACAACGCCGTTTTCGGTCACGCCGGTATCCGGTGCCGCCTGAGCCAGCGCGGCGACATTCTCCGGGATCTCGTCGTTCACCTCGGTGCCGGCATCCAGCACCTGGCTACCGAGCACGATGATGTCGAGGCCCTGAAAGCCGCCGACCGCATCGAACAGCGGCAAGGCCAGCGGGTTGCCGTTGGCGATAAAGGCGTCGTTACTTGGGATGACCATCGAGGCATAGCTGAAAAACGCCGTGGGCGATGTGCCGAAGTCGTAGCTGAAAGTCGCGCTGGCCGAGCCGCCCGGACCGAAGATCGGCGGTGAACCCGGCCCGACACCCGGCCCGAACACGACGCCGTCGATCAGTCCGCCGGTGGTCGAGGCGAATGCCGCGCTCAACGGCCCCGGGTTGCCGTCTTCGGCCAGACGTTCCAGCTCGGCCGAGGCGGCGACACCGCTGTCGTACAGGTCGAAGCTGCCGTCATGCACGCCGAACCATAACGGGGTGATCAACGTGCCGCCGTCCGGTGACAGGTTTTCCACGGTTATCTTGAAATTGATCGGTGCGGCCGTCGCGGCGCCGCCGGCGAGCGCGGTCAACGCCAATCCTGCCACCGCGCCAACGCGAAGCCCCCTGCTTCGCAAGGTCTTGGATTTCATGAAAGTCTCCTCTGGGTTGCTGATGGCCCGTGCCGCCATGGTCGGCGAGCGCCAAAAAACGACGACCAGCCCGGTGCACTCGGAACGGGGCGTCCACAGAAGGACCTTGCGAACGAAACGGTTATTGCAACTGAAATGAAAAGTTCATGCGGTTGACTTCGCCTCGCGTGCTTCCGACCATGCACGACGTGGCCGGTTCTCCGAGATTCTCTCGGCCAACCAATGTTGCGCTGGGATGCTCCGGGGTAACCCCGGGGTGATCGACAACATCTGTGCATTACGTCGCCGGTACGCCCCTGCGCTGCGCGCAAGGCGTGTACCGGCATCACGAGCCTGGTCGGAGGCCGGCCACAACCTCACACCGCAAAGGAAGCCAGGTGTCTCGATTCAGCAACAAAGCGCGGCGACTGGCGATATCCATCGGCACCGGCGCATGGACCAAAGACGCGTTGATCGACCGCCTCGACCGCGCGCTCGACGGCGGCTCGCCGGACCCGGCAACCATCGCCGCGCGCCTGCTGTTTCATTTCGATCGACGCCAGCCTCCGTCGAGCAACGAACTGGCGGCTTTCTTCGAGTCCGACGATCTCTTCCATGTCAGCTGGGACAAGATCGAGAGCACGGGCAGCCCGAGCATTCTGCTCGATGCACCGGTCATGGCACCGCCACCCGACGGCCTGAAGACGTTTCCCTTGCCGCAGCTGGAAACCAGCAAAGACGTCTGCACCTGGCTGGGCCTGCATCGCCACGAGTTGGATTGGTTTGCCGACCTGCACGGGCGGCAGGCCACGCAGCGCAATGCGAAGCTGCACCACTACCGCTATCGCTGGATCGCCAAGCCGTCCGGAGAGCGGCGCCTGATCGAGATACCCAAGGTGCGACTCAAAACGATCCAGCGCCAGATACTCAAGGAGCTGCTCGACCGCGTGCCGCCCCACCCGAGTGCGCACGGCTTTTGCCGCCGTCGTTCCTGCCGCAGCTTTGCGCAACTGCACACCGGCCAGCCGAATGTGCTCCACCTGGACCTCAAGGACTTCTTTCACTCGGTGCCGGTATTGCGCGTCGGCGCGCTGTTTCGTTGTTTGGGCTATCCGCATCCTGTCGCCAGGGTTTTGCAGGGCATCTGCACCCACGCCACCTCGCCTAATCTGGCGGCGTTCGAACAACACGCACCCTCCTGGCATCAACGACAGCTGCTCAAATTCAAACACCTGCCGCAAGGCGCGCCGACGTCACCGGCCTTGGCCAACCTGTGCGCATGGCGTTTCGATCACCGGCTGCAACGGCTGGCTGAGCGTCACGGTCTCAACTACTCACGCTACGCCGACGATCTCGCGATCTCCGGTGGCCTTGAGCTCGCTCACCTGTCCCCATTCCTCGAACGACTGATCGCTGCGATCGCGCTGGAAGAAGGATT
This window encodes:
- a CDS encoding DUF6064 family protein, yielding MGNWSDYALSDFLMFAPDTYFRLYERINADGWPFALVATVGLLIAIGLAARQSGRAASAIHWALAVVWAFVAWAFFYRLYAPINLAAQWFAAGYLVEALALVIAGWTATVQASLRVNPWALALLAYALIVHPLTAAALGRDWAGVELFGLAPDPTALATLAVLLMCTGKAVAVARVIPLLWCVISGLTYAAMDLPYAWVTPAIALLATVGAWWSRRRRLEGFTQ
- a CDS encoding aldo/keto reductase; the protein is MHRRRFLATLGASLAALGLPRLAVARPQGILTKAIPTTGEAIPAIGMGTWITFNVGGDPQARAQRVDVLRTFFELGGGMVDSSPMYGSAEAVVGHCLEALGTPQELFSATKVWTSSGEDGPDEIETSRALWGVDRFDLLQVHNLLAWEDHLQTLLEMKAQGRLRYVGVTTSHGRRHGDIEQVMRTQPIDFVQATYNIADREVEQRILPLAAERGIAFIANRPFRRGDLIDHVKRHPLPPWAAEIDCDNWAAFLLKFIVSHPAVTCAIPATSRVDHMRENMDALRGRVPDTAMRERMIDYVRSL
- the ruvC gene encoding crossover junction endodeoxyribonuclease RuvC, translated to MTRVLGIDPGSRVTGFGLIETDGVRSRHLHSGCIRTAAGEFPARLGEIFNGIRDVLSEWQPQEVAIEQVFVSRNASSALKLGQARGAAISAIVTHGLPVFEYTPAAVKQGLVGNGRAEKEQVQHMVRVILSMQTSMSLDESDALAIALCHAHSNATRRIIEGAQ
- a CDS encoding HDOD domain-containing protein codes for the protein MKADRNRLADATLPIMPETGRALRELLDTDTTRNPQLQPVLLNDPAAATAVFRRLEKVRPGAFERVADPAHAVSLMGQDAFRSLIESLPIASIETQRTPRTIGRENAYSQAAHAAVLAADLCNATRTEVSGDILTAALLQQPAMMALWATDPVSAKRATNAVQDGVPIEIALGAELGEPPATINTFLAERWAFPSLARDSLGTADGINNRPKLVRLADRLAQASMVGWGGGPLDDVAEPLAEFLRLDADKATAWLHRSIADAAQSLHHVGYPLPAFNLAMLPGECPLDEADALDFFERRKNKARKTEQAAPGNDLQSTLAAVMRKIRQDAGAGRVMFAMLNRDRSRLRTRLALGGDPADGLRKLDLDLGEKTLFSMLMAKPQSVWLNRSNAKKLLPYLPTALRKLLGPSGAYMVSLFVNNRPLGLLYGDGDNLSEQGFKQFCALANEATAALTSGSRTVDKGAA
- a CDS encoding reverse transcriptase family protein, with protein sequence MSRFSNKARRLAISIGTGAWTKDALIDRLDRALDGGSPDPATIAARLLFHFDRRQPPSSNELAAFFESDDLFHVSWDKIESTGSPSILLDAPVMAPPPDGLKTFPLPQLETSKDVCTWLGLHRHELDWFADLHGRQATQRNAKLHHYRYRWIAKPSGERRLIEIPKVRLKTIQRQILKELLDRVPPHPSAHGFCRRRSCRSFAQLHTGQPNVLHLDLKDFFHSVPVLRVGALFRCLGYPHPVARVLQGICTHATSPNLAAFEQHAPSWHQRQLLKFKHLPQGAPTSPALANLCAWRFDHRLQRLAERHGLNYSRYADDLAISGGLELAHLSPFLERLIAAIALEEGFRINHRKTRLMRESQRQRIAGVVVNQKPNIDRRDFDRLKAILNNCIRFGPASQNRDAHSDFRSHLAGRIGYVRWLNPDKAQRLQKLWDRIEWPE
- the ruvA gene encoding Holliday junction branch migration protein RuvA — translated: MIGRLRGRILAKQPPSLLLDVNGVGYEIEAPMSTFYVLPAGNEEVVLHTHLSVREDAHVLYGFAREADRTLFRALLKVSGVGGKMALGVLSGMTAEEFNQAVQAGDIAALTRLPGVGKKTAERLVVEMRDKLDKLGIGMSSQPGAVVAAETAPTGADQDAVSALIALGYKPPEASRMVSKVFEDGMDTEEIIRAALKGSVK
- a CDS encoding YebC/PmpR family DNA-binding transcriptional regulator — encoded protein: MAGHSKWANIKHKKAANDKKRGKLWSKLIREVTVAAKEGGGDINANPRLRLAVDKARGANMPNDTVERAIKRGAGGEDDTNYDEIRYEGYGPGGIAIIVDCMTDNRNRTASEVRHAFTKHGGNLGTDGSVAYMFNKKGIISYGPGADEDAIMEAALEAGAEDVVGNDDDSVDVYTLPETFSDVLEAMRNANFEPDNAEVTFEADTSAPVDKDGAETLLRLVDFLEDLDDVQDVYHNADIAPEILDELEG
- a CDS encoding gamma-butyrobetaine hydroxylase-like domain-containing protein produces the protein MTENSKGPVPTEINLHRKSRLLNIAFSDGKTFSLPCEYLRVNSHSAEVRTRGTPEFGKENVNIDSIEPQGSYAIRIAFDDGHDTGIYSWETLYELGVNQEANWQAYLDKLAAAGYDRSGQRLAGASDAERKVKLMYFAYLANKMGKEAEEVKPPDTVETVEQLLGWLQRVKGDRGYLFNPEYVRITVNKQFAEPFTKLDPGDEIAIVPNSPNPPPAPQQPKRSNDDW
- a CDS encoding spondin domain-containing protein codes for the protein MKSKTLRSRGLRVGAVAGLALTALAGGAATAAPINFKITVENLSPDGGTLITPLWFGVHDGSFDLYDSGVAASAELERLAEDGNPGPLSAAFASTTGGLIDGVVFGPGVGPGSPPIFGPGGSASATFSYDFGTSPTAFFSYASMVIPSNDAFIANGNPLALPLFDAVGGFQGLDIIVLGSQVLDAGTEVNDEIPENVAALAQAAPDTGVTENGVVGLHPGFLTDGNILAAIPNGDFTQAGYQVARIRVEQIPVPGPWWLFGAGLTALGVRRLTA